The Stieleria sp. JC731 genome has a segment encoding these proteins:
- a CDS encoding diguanylate cyclase domain-containing protein, with protein MTQPHSLQNTGTTQLGAPTGGSSPSNGTQGTSSVGPDIAAMLANLQFAAQAVSNEVNSSGQDDPILAVENRLAAVRLGVATSLYYALRAKHAATAAHGLRVALFCSSWAESMGLHPDHRDRIEVAALLHDIGKIGVPDRILRKPGKLTIDEQLVMDTCPALGCQILQGCTSDVELLDIVRYGNVWYDSRRDDEAPRKDALPLGSRMLSIADAFDAMTTEQVYRAAMSRDGALAELVRNAGTQFDPSLVSEFSRLLESKPEILQGTIVHRWLQQLRPEDSSEYWTGSTSFSGSRDSQKRSKRQTVRRETLFNTQLHRSLKDGVTYTDAEGNIEIWNSAMERMTGFPAEAMVGKQWSAAALRMRDTDVNRDEETVCPLQECLQTGEPIRRNMVIETPGSEPISVHVEVAPVLGQRPGSIGTVIVIHDLSDRKNLERRLSSLHRETRLDPLTRVSNRAHFDETLRKLVEQTGKGGATFSLMICDIDHFKRINDTYGHPAGDDALKVFAGILKSHSRDGDLVARYGGEEFLLLSASCDNATGAKRAEVIRRALEETPVESLDGECITASFGVTEFQSGDSPETILARADRALLKAKDNGRNRVVQLGLGKMSEVAAEPQKTGWLDWLTGVDDTTTTNVDILMPTPMDLAIEKLRGFVSDHQAEIVNVAENQLSLKVSSRPSPGGRRRVDHKINFHVVLTLSAAQQDELLSKNADQASYTKVHIELKPIRNRDRRRRDLKDAAKELIASFRCYLMGELLPSDR; from the coding sequence ATGACTCAACCGCACAGCCTGCAAAATACCGGCACCACCCAACTAGGCGCACCGACCGGCGGAAGCAGCCCCTCGAATGGTACGCAGGGGACTTCGTCCGTTGGACCGGACATAGCCGCGATGCTTGCAAACCTGCAATTTGCTGCTCAAGCTGTTTCCAACGAAGTCAACTCATCGGGACAAGACGATCCCATTTTGGCAGTCGAAAACCGGCTTGCCGCCGTGCGATTGGGCGTCGCCACGTCGCTCTACTATGCGCTTCGAGCGAAACACGCCGCTACCGCGGCTCACGGATTGCGCGTCGCCCTATTTTGCAGCAGTTGGGCCGAATCGATGGGGCTGCATCCGGATCACCGTGATCGTATCGAAGTCGCCGCATTGCTACATGACATCGGGAAAATCGGTGTCCCTGACCGGATTCTTCGAAAGCCAGGAAAATTAACCATCGACGAGCAGCTCGTCATGGACACTTGCCCTGCGCTGGGCTGTCAAATTCTGCAGGGCTGTACAAGTGATGTCGAATTGCTGGACATCGTCCGATATGGAAACGTCTGGTACGACAGCCGCCGAGACGATGAAGCACCCCGAAAAGACGCGCTGCCACTCGGTTCGCGCATGCTGTCGATCGCGGACGCTTTCGATGCGATGACAACCGAACAGGTCTATCGGGCAGCGATGAGCCGTGACGGTGCTTTGGCCGAGTTGGTTCGAAACGCAGGGACACAGTTTGATCCGTCGCTTGTCAGCGAGTTCAGCCGCCTACTGGAATCGAAGCCTGAAATCCTGCAGGGGACGATCGTGCATCGTTGGCTGCAGCAATTGCGTCCCGAGGATTCAAGCGAATATTGGACCGGTTCAACATCATTTTCAGGTTCGCGTGATTCACAGAAACGAAGCAAGCGTCAAACCGTTCGACGCGAGACGCTCTTCAACACTCAGTTGCATCGATCGCTTAAAGACGGCGTGACGTACACCGATGCCGAAGGCAACATCGAGATTTGGAATTCGGCAATGGAACGGATGACCGGTTTCCCAGCCGAAGCGATGGTTGGAAAACAATGGTCGGCGGCCGCATTGCGCATGCGGGATACGGATGTGAATCGCGACGAAGAGACCGTCTGTCCCTTGCAAGAGTGTTTGCAGACGGGCGAACCGATTCGCCGCAATATGGTGATCGAGACTCCTGGAAGCGAACCGATCTCGGTGCACGTCGAAGTCGCACCAGTTCTGGGTCAACGCCCCGGGTCGATCGGCACTGTGATCGTCATTCATGATTTGTCGGATCGAAAAAACTTAGAACGACGTCTCAGTTCGCTTCACCGAGAAACGCGACTGGATCCATTGACGCGGGTTTCAAACCGTGCCCACTTTGACGAAACGCTGCGAAAGCTTGTCGAGCAAACGGGGAAAGGTGGTGCGACGTTCTCGTTGATGATCTGTGATATCGATCATTTCAAACGCATCAACGATACCTACGGACATCCGGCAGGCGATGACGCGCTGAAAGTATTCGCGGGGATTCTAAAATCACACAGTCGAGATGGTGACTTGGTCGCCCGATACGGTGGCGAAGAATTCCTATTGCTGTCTGCTTCCTGTGATAACGCCACCGGCGCAAAACGGGCCGAAGTGATCCGCCGCGCACTCGAGGAAACGCCCGTCGAATCGCTTGATGGCGAATGCATCACCGCCAGTTTCGGCGTGACAGAGTTCCAGTCAGGCGATAGCCCAGAAACGATTCTTGCGAGAGCCGATCGTGCGTTGCTGAAAGCCAAGGACAACGGACGCAACCGAGTTGTCCAACTGGGGCTTGGAAAGATGTCAGAAGTGGCTGCCGAGCCGCAGAAAACGGGTTGGCTCGATTGGCTGACCGGAGTCGACGACACGACGACCACCAATGTCGACATTCTGATGCCGACCCCAATGGACTTGGCAATCGAAAAGCTGCGTGGCTTCGTGTCCGATCATCAAGCCGAGATCGTCAACGTGGCCGAGAATCAACTCTCGCTGAAGGTTTCTTCGCGACCTAGCCCGGGTGGAAGGCGTCGGGTCGATCACAAAATCAACTTCCATGTCGTGCTGACGCTAAGTGCTGCTCAGCAAGATGAGCTGTTGTCCAAAAATGCAGACCAGGCGAGCTACACGAAAGTCCACATCGAATTGAAACCGATACGGAATCGCGATCGTCGACGTCGAGACCTGAAAGATGCGGCGAAAGAATTGATCGCCAGCTTCCGTTGCTACTTGATGGGTGAATTGCTGCCCAGCGATCGATAG
- the ykgO gene encoding type B 50S ribosomal protein L36 — protein sequence MKVVSSIGALKYRHPDCQVVKRRGRVYVICKSNPKFKVRQGGAKVKKTRR from the coding sequence ATGAAAGTTGTCAGCAGCATCGGAGCTCTTAAGTATCGTCACCCTGACTGCCAAGTTGTAAAACGACGTGGCCGAGTCTACGTGATCTGCAAGAGCAATCCAAAATTCAAAGTCCGCCAAGGTGGCGCGAAGGTCAAAAAGACCCGTCGCTAA
- a CDS encoding DUF1553 domain-containing protein: MMETSVERWFPSPCISVTVAVCTSTRLLTLACVLIASPFAISGQPDPVEVSTEANGKLSGKLSVSESDVSFRNEIVPRLTLHGCNSGACHGSASGRGGLALSLYGSAPERDYDSIVRQLSGRRINLRDPSQSLILQKATESIEHGGKQIFADGSPSAEAFRDWVAAGARWDSASELLSLEVIPTKLVVQGNKDVSLSAVAHFADGSQRDVTRLTVFTADDKAAVKIGQAGVVAVNRPGRHIVIARYLNKVIPVELLRPFDREIDSSISEPELLGSIDRHVLHLQNTLGLRSGDRANDATLRRRLSLDLTGRLPTVGREKLDVDAYVDELIGSQAFSDYWTLQFSKMMRLRPINGDLLGFDAYERWLRQKIEGDFNYQSMARELVLASGDSHSVGQANFYRTVSGPRMQAEFSSELFMGTRLRCANCHDHPFDHWTQDDYHGLAAIFAKVSSGQQVQLNPRGHVTHPVTLMPAEMRLPDGRKLADSTRDPRIDFANWLTNDDNPFFAKALVNRLWKQLMGRGLIEPVDDIRDTNPATHPELLTELTNDFIRHGYDFRRTIKLIACSDTYARRSLPLNQMQQAQFYTHRIAKPMPPEVLADAISDVIGLSETYGESDLDARAVEIIDPTIQSRTLDVLGRCDRTASCEDDAGPSSGIAQKLYLINGEVLNARLKSSGNRIAELQKRFGDRNVTSSNLAIVDRFYEIALGRQLSESEQDYWTEQLEGIASDKDRRLWFEDFVWGLCNSREFLTIK, translated from the coding sequence ATGATGGAAACCAGCGTCGAACGCTGGTTCCCATCCCCCTGCATTTCGGTGACGGTTGCTGTGTGTACCTCCACCCGTTTGCTAACGCTTGCGTGCGTTCTGATCGCAAGTCCATTCGCAATTTCCGGTCAACCGGATCCGGTGGAGGTTTCGACCGAGGCGAATGGCAAGCTTTCGGGGAAACTATCGGTTTCCGAATCTGATGTCTCGTTCCGAAACGAAATCGTTCCGCGGCTGACATTGCATGGCTGTAATTCAGGGGCCTGCCATGGTTCAGCTTCGGGACGCGGTGGGCTCGCATTGTCGCTTTATGGAAGTGCTCCCGAACGTGACTACGATTCCATCGTTCGTCAACTTAGCGGACGAAGAATCAATCTCCGTGATCCCTCGCAAAGCCTGATCCTACAAAAGGCCACCGAGTCGATCGAACACGGCGGAAAGCAAATCTTTGCCGACGGAAGCCCGAGTGCCGAAGCGTTTCGCGACTGGGTTGCTGCCGGAGCCCGTTGGGATTCCGCGTCAGAGTTACTTTCTTTAGAAGTCATTCCCACAAAGCTTGTGGTTCAAGGTAATAAGGATGTTTCGCTATCGGCTGTCGCGCACTTTGCCGACGGAAGTCAACGCGATGTGACTCGGTTGACCGTCTTTACGGCTGATGACAAGGCTGCGGTCAAGATCGGCCAAGCAGGCGTGGTAGCGGTCAATCGTCCTGGACGACACATTGTGATCGCAAGGTACCTCAACAAAGTCATCCCAGTTGAACTGTTGCGGCCATTCGATCGCGAGATCGATTCATCAATCTCTGAACCAGAATTGCTGGGATCGATTGATCGGCATGTTCTGCATCTGCAAAACACGCTCGGCTTGCGATCTGGTGATCGTGCGAACGATGCAACGCTGCGACGACGCTTGAGTCTCGATTTGACTGGACGTCTTCCAACGGTCGGTCGAGAAAAACTGGACGTCGATGCATATGTTGATGAACTGATCGGGTCACAAGCGTTCTCGGATTATTGGACGCTTCAGTTTTCTAAGATGATGCGTCTACGTCCGATCAATGGCGATCTTTTGGGGTTCGATGCGTATGAGCGTTGGTTGCGACAAAAGATTGAAGGCGATTTCAATTATCAATCGATGGCTCGCGAGTTGGTGTTGGCTTCAGGCGACAGTCATTCGGTTGGGCAAGCAAATTTCTACCGAACAGTTTCCGGTCCCCGGATGCAAGCAGAATTCTCCAGCGAATTGTTCATGGGGACTCGATTGCGATGCGCGAATTGCCATGACCACCCGTTCGATCACTGGACCCAAGACGATTACCACGGTTTGGCCGCGATCTTTGCCAAAGTAAGTTCAGGACAACAGGTTCAATTGAATCCGCGGGGCCACGTCACACATCCCGTGACTTTAATGCCCGCGGAAATGCGATTGCCCGATGGGCGAAAACTGGCTGATTCAACGCGGGATCCAAGAATCGACTTCGCGAACTGGCTGACAAACGACGACAATCCGTTTTTCGCCAAAGCCTTGGTCAATCGGCTTTGGAAACAATTGATGGGACGCGGCTTGATCGAACCGGTCGACGACATTCGTGACACCAACCCAGCGACGCACCCAGAGTTGCTGACCGAACTGACAAACGACTTCATTCGACATGGCTATGACTTTCGCCGGACGATCAAGTTGATTGCATGTAGTGACACGTATGCTCGGCGAAGTCTGCCGCTCAATCAGATGCAGCAGGCTCAGTTCTACACACATCGAATCGCCAAACCGATGCCGCCGGAAGTGCTGGCAGATGCGATTTCTGATGTCATCGGACTCTCGGAAACCTACGGAGAGTCTGACTTAGACGCTCGTGCGGTAGAAATCATTGACCCAACGATTCAGTCTCGAACACTGGATGTGCTTGGGCGATGTGATCGTACAGCTTCCTGTGAAGACGATGCCGGTCCATCCTCAGGGATCGCTCAGAAGTTGTACTTGATAAACGGAGAGGTGCTGAATGCTCGACTGAAATCCAGTGGTAACCGGATCGCGGAACTGCAAAAGCGGTTTGGGGATAGAAACGTCACGTCGTCTAACTTGGCTATCGTCGATCGGTTCTACGAAATCGCCCTGGGGCGTCAATTGTCTGAATCCGAACAAGACTACTGGACGGAGCAACTAGAGGGCATTGCCAGCGACAAAGACAGGCGGCTTTGGTTTGAAGACTTCGTTTGGGGCCTTTGCAATAGCCGTGAGTTTTTGACGATCAAATGA
- a CDS encoding DUF1501 domain-containing protein produces the protein MNRKYCDGLRRRDFVRIGSLAASSAIPLTFCNHRLFAANKIERAVTSRAKSCILVWLDGGPTHLETFDPKPNAPSEIRGPFDSISTSVAGVRLGDNLPLIAKQMDKISIIRSMTSPLGEHNFGSHYLLTGYKPSAALKYPTIGAAVTSQRSKESVLPANVLPASIAVPRFTNNVTPQGFLAETFAPFEVRGNLDDPKFAVRDLETYPEIDLDRLTRRQQFVRSIDRLSGAADVDRQLARAYELVLSADAKSAFSLDEEPQSLRRRYGRGGGHGIGQGCLLARRLVERGVDFVTVHSAGWDSHQDLTTLRSRFPGDRNALLPSLDRAVGTLIEDLHGRGLLDETLVVVMGEFGRTPKVNVDGGRDHWPNVFSVVIAGGGVRGGQVIGASDALGESPLDRPITPSDLAASIYTQLGIDPSATLQTPDGRTIRLTPEGSSPVRELVSTVG, from the coding sequence ATGAATCGAAAGTACTGTGATGGACTCAGGCGTCGTGATTTCGTACGCATCGGATCGCTGGCAGCCTCAAGTGCGATCCCATTGACGTTCTGCAATCATAGATTATTCGCGGCCAATAAGATTGAACGAGCGGTAACTTCCCGGGCTAAGTCTTGCATCCTTGTCTGGCTCGATGGCGGACCGACTCACCTAGAAACATTCGATCCGAAACCGAACGCACCGAGTGAAATTCGCGGTCCGTTCGATTCCATTTCGACTTCGGTTGCTGGAGTAAGGTTGGGTGATAACCTGCCTCTGATTGCCAAGCAGATGGACAAGATATCGATCATTCGGTCGATGACATCACCGCTGGGAGAACACAATTTCGGTTCACATTATTTATTGACCGGCTACAAACCGTCCGCAGCATTAAAGTATCCGACCATCGGCGCCGCGGTCACTTCACAGCGTTCAAAAGAGAGCGTGTTGCCGGCGAACGTGTTACCGGCAAGCATTGCGGTCCCGAGGTTCACGAACAATGTGACTCCACAGGGTTTTCTTGCCGAAACGTTCGCCCCCTTTGAAGTGCGCGGCAATCTGGATGATCCGAAATTCGCGGTTCGTGATTTGGAAACTTATCCGGAAATCGATTTGGATCGCCTGACGCGTCGTCAACAATTCGTTCGCTCGATCGACCGTTTGTCTGGGGCCGCGGATGTGGACCGTCAACTCGCACGAGCGTACGAACTCGTTTTATCGGCGGATGCAAAGTCTGCATTTTCTCTGGACGAAGAGCCTCAATCGTTACGACGCCGGTACGGTCGTGGGGGTGGGCATGGGATCGGTCAGGGTTGCCTGTTGGCGAGGCGGCTGGTCGAACGCGGTGTTGACTTTGTCACTGTCCACAGCGCGGGCTGGGATTCACATCAGGATCTTACAACGCTTCGTTCTCGATTTCCCGGCGATCGCAATGCGTTACTCCCAAGCCTCGACAGAGCGGTGGGGACATTGATCGAAGACCTGCATGGGCGAGGCCTTCTGGATGAGACTTTAGTCGTCGTGATGGGGGAGTTCGGGCGAACGCCAAAGGTCAATGTTGATGGAGGGCGGGATCATTGGCCCAACGTATTTTCTGTTGTTATCGCCGGTGGAGGCGTTCGAGGCGGACAGGTTATTGGTGCAAGTGATGCGTTGGGTGAAAGCCCGCTTGATCGACCGATTACACCCTCGGATTTGGCCGCATCCATCTATACACAGCTTGGCATTGACCCGAGTGCGACGCTGCAGACCCCCGACGGTCGCACGATTCGTTTAACCCCAGAAGGTTCAAGCCCAGTTCGGGAGTTGGTGTCGACGGTCGGTTGA
- a CDS encoding Gfo/Idh/MocA family protein, with the protein MANHKDAAHFARRSFIKDGGLIIAGGAIGSSIATQASSAAVANRNTEIRIGVLGCGRRAKEVVSAAIGIPGFKVTVAGLADRFGSQTQSMFRMLKGRHADHIEKSCIRASGQDALDQLLVADIDAIYVTTPPVERAAVVRKIVAAGKHVFLEKPLSSDLEDVLAMNAIASEAQRQRLTIHTGFQRRYDPRVIDSIEQFQAGLIGDPVFAKAYCNGGPLRKRSTRSGESADEYRIKNWNHFVATGGDFLVEQHVAGLDLIRLALGKMPVAAQGQGGWSESRPMESAENEVDQLGREVFDHQTVEYDFGDVMLLSQCRRVAKGWNALGESIHGTKGILDLAAGKAFNRNGDLIWESSAHSNAKANTLAQQNAFLTSIRDQKAETQIESAAQSTLIALLGQQATISKRRVRMDQMLVQAVSQMS; encoded by the coding sequence ATGGCAAATCACAAGGATGCGGCCCACTTCGCGAGGCGTAGCTTTATCAAGGACGGCGGATTGATCATCGCCGGTGGTGCCATCGGCAGCTCCATCGCAACACAGGCCTCGTCCGCCGCAGTTGCCAATCGGAATACGGAAATTCGCATCGGTGTGCTCGGATGCGGTCGTCGCGCCAAAGAAGTCGTCTCTGCAGCGATTGGCATACCTGGTTTCAAAGTGACCGTTGCAGGCTTGGCAGATCGATTCGGTTCACAGACCCAGTCCATGTTTCGCATGCTGAAAGGTCGCCATGCGGACCATATTGAAAAATCGTGCATTCGTGCAAGCGGCCAAGACGCACTCGATCAATTATTGGTCGCTGATATCGATGCGATCTACGTCACCACGCCTCCGGTCGAACGGGCCGCGGTCGTCCGTAAAATCGTCGCCGCAGGAAAGCACGTCTTCTTGGAAAAACCGCTTTCGAGCGACTTGGAAGACGTCCTGGCAATGAACGCGATTGCCTCCGAAGCACAGCGACAACGCCTGACGATTCACACCGGCTTTCAACGCCGTTATGACCCTCGCGTCATCGATTCGATTGAACAGTTTCAAGCCGGTTTGATCGGCGACCCGGTGTTCGCAAAGGCCTATTGCAATGGCGGCCCTCTGCGAAAGCGATCGACGCGCTCAGGAGAGTCTGCGGACGAGTATCGCATCAAGAATTGGAACCACTTCGTCGCAACCGGCGGTGACTTCCTGGTCGAACAGCATGTCGCAGGGTTGGACCTGATTCGTTTAGCGCTGGGCAAAATGCCGGTCGCCGCGCAAGGCCAAGGCGGCTGGTCCGAATCGCGGCCGATGGAATCAGCCGAAAATGAAGTCGATCAGTTGGGCCGCGAAGTCTTCGACCACCAAACGGTTGAATACGACTTTGGTGACGTCATGCTACTCTCACAATGCCGACGAGTCGCCAAAGGCTGGAATGCACTCGGTGAGTCGATTCATGGGACAAAGGGAATCTTGGATTTAGCGGCTGGCAAAGCTTTCAACCGAAATGGCGATCTGATTTGGGAGTCCTCGGCTCACTCCAATGCTAAGGCCAACACGCTCGCGCAGCAAAACGCCTTCCTGACATCCATTCGTGATCAGAAAGCGGAAACCCAAATTGAGTCTGCCGCACAAAGCACACTGATCGCACTGCTAGGCCAGCAGGCAACGATCAGCAAACGCCGTGTACGAATGGACCAAATGCTGGTGCAAGCGGTTTCCCAGATGAGCTAA
- a CDS encoding sigma-70 family RNA polymerase sigma factor encodes MVIHVANHTAQSRGIKLDESLRDDLVSEVFLVLIANDRGVLRRFRRNSSLATYLTVIARRVIARRLSALVDNQQVDIDESKLQAAESATRIENREEVERLMERLDPQESNVVRMYHLEGKTYHEISQVTGVSENSIGPLLSRARQKMREGA; translated from the coding sequence TTGGTTATTCATGTCGCCAACCACACCGCCCAATCACGCGGCATTAAACTGGACGAATCGCTTCGTGACGATTTGGTTTCCGAAGTGTTCCTTGTTCTGATCGCCAATGACCGCGGCGTGCTCCGACGGTTTCGACGCAACAGTTCGTTGGCAACGTATCTGACGGTCATCGCACGTCGTGTGATCGCCCGTCGGCTCTCCGCCTTGGTGGACAATCAACAAGTCGACATTGATGAATCCAAGCTGCAAGCGGCCGAATCAGCAACGCGGATCGAAAATCGCGAAGAAGTCGAGCGGCTGATGGAGCGGCTCGACCCTCAGGAATCCAATGTCGTTCGGATGTACCATCTCGAAGGCAAAACTTATCACGAAATCAGCCAAGTCACCGGTGTTTCGGAAAACTCCATCGGACCATTGCTAAGCCGCGCGCGACAAAAGATGCGAGAGGGTGCTTGA
- a CDS encoding efflux RND transporter periplasmic adaptor subunit, translating into MDRPPNPPTNDSDEGYSSPSRDREDSQTTPSVSETEQAPAESSGRSKSTRFDQWLLFNVAIPVLLLLVGVFIFKMLGVAKAKPLPPPETTEAAVLESLPVVVTEPIESLEATGQQLELVIDGTVVPFQEAQISAEVAGRILFKSETCEAGQRVRKGDLLMRIDSTDYQLDVERLTRQREQEYRALGEVDQEIINTQKSMDVARQEVRLQQQEVERQKRLSQFGSQSELDRAKSALLSATQQLLTYENSVETLRRRRSKLEASEQLAATQLKVAEVNLQRCNVSAPIDGVIVSEQADVNNFVNRGTPLVTIENVSKSEVIANMRMDQLHWVIDQKNAEAEETDSSLSAYDLPDTDAIIEYSVAGREGSTQRWQGKLVSYDGVGIDPNTRTVPVRIVVEDPTRYIDQDGQQHTANHTTSLLRGMFVSVRLQLQPKADLVVIPARALRPGNRVWKFRPDPQVLADAIEQAKKAAEKANESAEGTTEPPSASEEVDSDAEESEVDSEPFDPAKWTAGLVAYSQTVFPIESLRLSDKKESDPNLAPSLQTAERYWVCEAERSDLANGDFVVVSPLDSIPPAGLPARAELKK; encoded by the coding sequence ATGGACCGTCCACCAAATCCACCGACGAACGATTCCGACGAAGGCTACTCATCACCATCGCGTGACCGAGAAGACAGTCAAACGACACCATCGGTGTCCGAGACTGAACAGGCCCCTGCCGAGTCTTCCGGTCGGTCCAAATCAACTCGGTTTGACCAATGGCTGCTATTTAATGTTGCCATTCCTGTACTGCTGCTACTGGTCGGCGTTTTTATCTTCAAGATGCTCGGCGTAGCGAAAGCCAAACCACTGCCGCCACCAGAGACCACCGAAGCGGCGGTTCTAGAAAGCTTGCCAGTGGTAGTAACAGAGCCGATCGAATCTCTCGAAGCGACAGGCCAACAGCTGGAACTGGTGATTGATGGCACCGTCGTTCCGTTCCAAGAAGCTCAAATTTCTGCCGAAGTTGCCGGACGCATCCTGTTTAAAAGTGAGACTTGTGAAGCCGGTCAAAGGGTTCGCAAAGGTGACTTGTTGATGCGGATCGATTCGACTGACTACCAGTTGGATGTCGAACGGCTTACACGACAACGCGAACAAGAATATCGCGCCCTTGGCGAAGTCGACCAGGAAATCATCAACACGCAGAAGTCGATGGACGTAGCGCGACAGGAAGTCCGCTTGCAACAACAGGAAGTCGAACGACAAAAACGCCTCAGTCAGTTCGGAAGCCAAAGCGAATTGGACCGCGCTAAAAGCGCATTGCTTTCGGCAACCCAGCAGCTGCTAACTTATGAGAACTCAGTCGAAACACTTCGCCGCCGGCGTTCAAAGTTGGAAGCCAGCGAACAGCTTGCGGCCACCCAATTAAAAGTCGCCGAAGTCAATCTGCAGCGCTGCAATGTCTCTGCACCGATCGACGGTGTGATCGTCAGTGAACAGGCCGACGTCAACAACTTCGTCAACCGCGGGACACCGTTGGTAACGATCGAGAACGTGTCCAAGTCCGAAGTCATCGCGAACATGCGGATGGATCAACTGCACTGGGTGATCGATCAAAAAAACGCAGAGGCCGAAGAAACGGATTCATCGCTTAGCGCATATGACTTGCCCGATACCGACGCGATCATCGAGTACTCCGTCGCCGGTCGCGAAGGGTCGACACAGCGTTGGCAGGGCAAGTTGGTTTCTTACGATGGTGTCGGAATCGACCCCAACACTCGAACGGTTCCGGTTCGAATCGTCGTCGAAGATCCAACTCGCTATATCGATCAAGACGGCCAACAACACACCGCCAATCACACGACTTCGTTGCTTCGCGGCATGTTTGTCAGCGTTCGCTTGCAGCTTCAACCGAAAGCCGACTTGGTCGTCATTCCGGCTCGTGCCCTACGCCCCGGAAACCGGGTATGGAAATTCCGCCCCGACCCACAGGTCTTGGCTGACGCGATCGAACAAGCCAAGAAGGCCGCCGAAAAAGCAAACGAATCCGCCGAAGGCACCACCGAGCCACCTTCGGCTAGCGAAGAGGTCGATTCAGATGCAGAAGAATCGGAAGTCGACTCTGAACCCTTTGACCCAGCAAAATGGACTGCAGGCTTGGTAGCCTATTCGCAAACCGTTTTCCCTATCGAATCGTTGCGGTTATCTGACAAGAAAGAATCCGATCCGAATCTCGCCCCCTCACTGCAGACAGCAGAACGCTATTGGGTCTGCGAAGCGGAACGATCGGACTTGGCAAACGGAGACTTCGTTGTTGTCTCGCCGCTAGATTCCATCCCGCCAGCCGGGCTGCCAGCGAGGGCGGAACTGAAGAAATGA
- the larC gene encoding nickel pincer cofactor biosynthesis protein LarC — protein MTKTAYFDCLSGISGDMTLAALIDLGASVDQIQTSLRSMGLPELSISATDVKKCGFRAKSVKIEHPPEKAHRHLHHIHAMIDGSTEIESDAKELAKRIFGHVAEAEAKVHGTTLQKVHFHEVGAIDSIADIVGVSIAITQLGIKTAMASPVPTGTGKITIDHGLVSVPAPATAEILKGIPIAASSVAKELTTPTGAAILKELCQSYGPLPNMTIDGIGYGAGTMDLEGQPNILRVLVGEQHTDSAKASVQSVHHDHVVVLETNLDDATGEQISNCSQRLLNAGALDVTQTPCVMKKGRSGILLSVIAKPDQLGLIEELIFRHTSAIGIRRRLSERDVLPRRNVSIETPIGPVAAKVVRLPDGNERMKVEADDAFRLAEENGISCQEIRQMAEQSFSRG, from the coding sequence ATGACCAAGACTGCTTACTTCGATTGTCTTAGCGGTATTAGTGGCGACATGACATTGGCGGCGTTGATCGACCTAGGAGCATCGGTTGACCAGATACAGACGTCTCTGCGATCGATGGGGCTACCGGAGCTTTCGATTTCGGCTACCGATGTCAAGAAATGCGGCTTCCGTGCAAAGTCGGTCAAGATCGAGCATCCACCCGAAAAGGCTCATCGTCACCTTCATCACATCCATGCGATGATCGACGGCTCGACTGAGATTGAATCAGATGCAAAAGAACTCGCCAAACGCATCTTTGGACACGTCGCCGAGGCTGAAGCGAAGGTCCACGGAACCACGCTACAGAAGGTTCACTTTCACGAAGTCGGCGCGATCGATTCGATCGCCGATATCGTGGGTGTTTCGATTGCCATAACGCAGCTTGGCATTAAGACTGCGATGGCTTCACCGGTGCCAACCGGAACGGGCAAAATCACGATCGACCATGGTTTGGTGTCCGTGCCCGCACCGGCGACGGCTGAAATATTAAAGGGGATTCCGATCGCCGCATCATCGGTCGCCAAAGAACTAACAACGCCTACGGGAGCTGCGATCCTGAAGGAGCTTTGTCAGTCTTATGGACCGCTTCCAAACATGACGATTGATGGGATTGGCTATGGTGCCGGAACGATGGATTTGGAAGGACAACCGAACATCCTGCGAGTCCTAGTTGGTGAGCAGCACACTGATTCCGCCAAAGCGTCGGTGCAATCCGTTCACCATGATCATGTGGTCGTCCTCGAAACCAATTTGGACGATGCCACAGGTGAACAGATCTCAAACTGCTCACAACGTTTACTCAATGCCGGTGCCCTCGACGTTACACAGACGCCTTGTGTGATGAAGAAAGGTCGCAGCGGCATTTTGTTATCCGTCATCGCCAAACCAGATCAGTTAGGATTGATCGAAGAGCTTATTTTCCGGCACACTTCAGCCATTGGGATTCGTCGTCGACTGAGCGAACGCGATGTCCTGCCAAGGCGAAACGTCTCGATCGAGACGCCAATTGGCCCTGTCGCTGCAAAAGTCGTTCGACTACCTGACGGCAATGAACGGATGAAGGTTGAAGCTGACGACGCCTTTCGCTTGGCGGAAGAAAACGGCATCAGTTGCCAAGAAATCCGTCAAATGGCAGAACAAAGTTTCTCCAGAGGTTAA